One Denticeps clupeoides chromosome 12, fDenClu1.1, whole genome shotgun sequence genomic window carries:
- the cttnbp2nla gene encoding CTTNBP2 N-terminal-like protein — MAPTSESRMSVEKLSKAELLMLFSMLEGELEARDLVIEALRAQRRDIYVRERYGKYSLSDPFLALQRDGDVLKGPGLGSTVGETAARPDPLTVLKLVVGHCRSLQEKMVAQLAAAESRHRRVIADLEEEKRRHAEDTAEGDDVTCILEKERERLLQQLEFERGQLRRGEREQKCLQEQLEEERAQHKQLSATLSRECKRASGRVQEEAQRAAEAARRLERERGATQALRAELEAEERRALRTEARMEEQLAEFDTEREQLHARLRKQEAQNRELQRELERLRGDLAALRRRGEGREEETPSSGQTEMDEWTSEPQTRENGFDTLAIGSPGPSSLTASPFSSPILAKRLANLNSASLQASYQAGINQRFHAARHKFQGHLDPEAQGNTSPQSPCDLSPCATPSPETSPARHLARSAVTQALSRFAVQQPPPGRPPASPNSSPFGTDYRSLAPNSPSTLRVSGAPSPGIRSPTVPRSDRGNPPPIPPKKPGLGQAPASPAPVARASHFPELSASCGLTSNQESVKELDMVVSSSG; from the exons ATGGCACCTACTTCG GAGTCTCGGATGAGCGTGGAGAAGCTGAGCAAGGCCGAGCTTCTGATGCTCTTCAGTATGTTGGAGGGGGAGCTGGAGGCGAGGGACCTGGTCATCGAGGCGCTGAGG GCCCAGCGCAGGGATATATATGTTCGGGAACGCTATGGGAAGTACAGTCTGAGCGACCCTTTCCTGGCTCTTCAGCGTGATGGGGACGTGCTGAAGGGCCCAGGGTTGGGGTCGACAGTGGGGGAGACGGCAGCTCGCCCAGACCCACTAACAGTGCTGAAGCTGGTGGTGGGCCACTGTCGGAGTCTGCAGGAAAAGATGGTGGCGCAGCTGGCTGCAGCAGAGAGCAGACATCGCAGG GTCATTGCcgacctggaggaggagaaacgCAGGCATGCGGAGGACACTGCTGAGGGAGATGATGTCACCTGCATCCTGGAGAAGGAAAGAGAGCGGCTGCTTCAGCAG CTGGAGTTCGAGCGGGGTCAGCTCCGGCGCGGGGAGCGCGAGCAGAAGTGcctgcaggagcagctggaggaggagcgcgCTCAGCACAAGCAGCTCTCCGCCACGTTGAGCAGGGAGTGCAAGCGGGCCAGCGGCCGCGTCCAGGAGGAGGCCCAGCGCGCCGCCGAGGCCGCCCGGCGCCTGGAGCGGGAGCGGGGGGCCACGCAGGCCCTGCGGGCGGAGCTGGAGGCGGAGGAGAGGCGCGCCCTGCGAACGGAGGCGCGCATGGAGGAGCAGCTGGCGGAATTTGACACGGAGCGCGAACAGCTGCACGCGCGGCTCAGGAAGCAGGAGGCGCAGAACCGGGAGCTCCAGCGGGAGCTGGAGCGGCTGAGGGGGGATCTGGCCGCGCTGCGGAGAAGAGGAGAGGGCAGAGAGGAGGAGACCCCCAGCTCCGGCCAGACGGAGATGGACGAGTGGACCTCGGAGCCCCAAACTCGGGAGAATGGCTTTGACACCCTCGCCATTGGGAGCCCCGGCCCCTCCTCCCTCACCGCCTCGCCATTTTCCTCGCCGATTCTTGCCAAGCGTTTGGCCAACCTGAACTCAGCCAGCCTGCAGGCCTCCTACCAGGCCGGCATCAACCAGCGCTTCCATGCCGCTCGCCACAAGTTCCAGGGACACCTTGACCCCGAGGCCCAGGGCAATACCTCCCCTCAGTCGCCATGTGACCTGTCCCCCTGTGCCACGCCCTCCCCAGAGACCAGTCCAGCTCGACACTTGGCTCGCAGCGCCGTCACACAGGCACTGTCTCGCTTCGCCGTGCAGCAGCCGCCGCCGGGGAGGCCGCCGGCCTCTCCCAACAGCTCCCCGTTCGGCACAGACTACCGCAGCCTGGCCCCCAACTCCCCTTCCACACTACGGGTCTCGGGTGCCCCGTCCCCTGGGATCAGATCTCCCACCGTCCCACGAAGCGACAGGGGAAAcccaccccccatccccccaaAGAAACCCGGCCTGGGCCAGGCACCGGCATCCCCCGCACCCGTCGCCAGAGCCAGCCATTTCCCCGAGCTGTCAGCCAGCTGTGGCCTTACCAGCAACCAGGAGAGCGTCAAAGAGCTGGACATGGTGGTGTCCTCCAGCGGCTAG
- the wnt2ba gene encoding wingless-type MMTV integration site family, member 2Ba has protein sequence MESPPTCRRCSAPAAASRIYLPVILTLLLVTPRADSSWWYIGALGTRVICDNIPGLVNKQRQLCQRHPDLMQSVGEGAKEWIRECQHQFRHHRWNCSTMDRDHTVFGRVMLRSSREAAFVYAISSAGVVYAITRSCSQGELRICNCDSHKRGRASDGTGDFDWGGCSDNINYGIKFAKEFVDARERMVKDARALMNLHNNRCGRMAVKRFMKLECKCHGVSGSCALRTCWLAMSDFRRTGDYLRKKYNTAVEVTMNQDGTGFTVVDKDLKGNPKNDLVYVEHSPDYCHMDRTAGSLGTAGRVCNKSSRGMDGCEVMCCGRGYDTMRVKRVTKCECKFKWCCAVECKDCEETVDVHTCKPHKRPDWLDLT, from the exons ATGGAATCCCCTCCAACCTGCAGGAGATGTTCGGCACCTGCCGCCGCCTCCAGGATATATTTGCCGGTCATTCTAACCCTGCTGCTGGTCACACCGAGAGCGGATTCCTCCTGGTG GTACATCGGTGCGCTGGGAACACGGGTGATATGTGACAACATTCCAGGCCTGGTGAACAAGCAGCGGCAGCTGTGCCAGCGGCATCCTGACCTCATGCAGTCCGTGGGCGAGGGCGCCAAGGAATGGATCCGCGAGTGCCAGCACCAGTTCCGGCACCACCGGTGGAACTGCAGCACGATGGACCGAGACCATACGGTGTTTGGTCGTGTCATGCTACGCA GCAGCCGCGAGGCGGCCTTTGTCTACGCCATCTCCTCAGCCGGAGTGGTCTACGCCATAACAAGGTCCTGCAGCCAGGGGGAGCTGAGGATATGCAACTGCGACTCCCACAAGAGGGGCCGCGCCAGCGATGGCACCGGCGACTTCGACTGGGGAGGCTGCAGCGACAACATCAATTACGGCATCAAATTCGCCAAGGAATTTGTGGACGCCAGGGAGAGGATGGTCAAAGATGCTCGGGCGCTGATGAACCTGCACAACAACCGGTGTGGCAGAATG GCAGTGAAACGTTTCATGAAGCTGGAGTGCAAATGCCACGGGGTGAGTGGATCCTGCGCCTTAAGGACGTGTTGGCTGGCAATGTCCGATTTCCGACGGACCGGGGACTACCTGAGGAAGAAATACAACACTGCGGTGGAGGTCACTATGAACCAGGATGGCACGGGCTTCACGGTGGTTGACAAGGACTTGAAAGGAAACCCTAAGAACGATTTGGTGTATGTGGAACATTCCCCAGATTACTGCCACATGGACAGAACAGCCG GTTCTCTGGGGACAGCGGGACGAGTGTGCAACAAGTCCTCCAGAGGCATGGACGGATGTGAGGTGATGTGTTGTGGGCGAGGTTACGACACCATGCGAGTCAAGCGGGTCACCAAGTGTGAATGCAAGTTCAAATGGTGCTGTGCTGTCGAGTGCAAGGACTGTGAAGAGACTGTGGACGTCCACACCTGCAAACCTCACAAGCGACCGGATTGGCTGGACTTGACATGA